A single region of the Rhodococcus sp. W8901 genome encodes:
- a CDS encoding type I restriction-modification system subunit M: MITGEIKSKVDAVWDAFWTGGISNPLEVMEQITYLLFIRRLDDEQTLALSRANMLGTPVTGNPFPVGTDEQGRDYDELRWSRIKNMSADEAFAVVDQRVFPFIKTMRGDDSTYAHFMKDARLTIPNAGMLQRVIDRLDKVPMGDLDTKGDIYEYLLAKIASAGQNGQFRTPRHIIQLMVEMMAPKPGDRIVDPASGTCGFLVVASEYMRDNHPDAIASGAGKEQYHHEMFHGFDFDNTMLRIGSMNMLLHGVEQPDVRYRDSLAEANTGDAGAYSMILANPPFAGSLDYESTAKDLQQVVKTKKTELLFLALFLRLLKPGGRAAVIVPDGVLFGSSKAHKELRRILVEDQKLDAVVKLPSGVFKPYAGVSTAILLFTKTDSGGTDNVWFYDVQADGYSLDDRRNPTLDEGKLGVLAVLDESEHEKNNLPDVLRRWASRGSEELTRARTEQSFCVPKADIAAQGYDLSLNRYKEIVHEEIEHREPEVILDELERIEKEIGDGMAQLRAMLAGGVA; the protein is encoded by the coding sequence GTGATCACTGGTGAGATCAAGAGCAAGGTCGACGCCGTCTGGGACGCGTTCTGGACAGGCGGTATCTCCAACCCGCTCGAGGTGATGGAGCAGATCACCTACCTGCTGTTCATCCGACGACTCGACGACGAGCAGACCCTCGCGCTCAGCCGCGCCAACATGCTCGGCACGCCGGTCACCGGCAATCCCTTCCCGGTCGGCACCGACGAGCAGGGACGCGACTACGACGAGCTTCGCTGGTCCCGGATCAAGAACATGTCCGCCGACGAGGCGTTCGCCGTCGTCGACCAGCGGGTGTTCCCGTTCATCAAGACCATGCGCGGCGACGACTCCACCTACGCACACTTCATGAAGGACGCGCGGCTGACGATCCCCAACGCGGGCATGCTGCAGCGGGTGATCGACCGGCTCGACAAGGTGCCGATGGGGGACCTCGACACCAAGGGCGACATCTACGAGTACCTGCTCGCGAAGATCGCCAGCGCCGGCCAGAACGGCCAGTTCCGCACGCCGCGGCACATCATCCAGCTGATGGTCGAGATGATGGCGCCGAAGCCCGGCGACCGCATCGTGGACCCGGCCTCGGGTACCTGTGGTTTCCTCGTGGTGGCGAGCGAGTACATGCGGGACAACCACCCCGACGCGATCGCATCCGGCGCGGGCAAGGAGCAGTACCACCACGAGATGTTCCACGGCTTCGACTTCGACAACACGATGCTGCGAATCGGGTCGATGAACATGCTGCTGCATGGTGTGGAGCAGCCGGACGTGCGTTACCGGGACTCGTTGGCGGAGGCCAACACCGGCGACGCGGGGGCGTACTCGATGATCCTGGCGAACCCGCCGTTCGCCGGCTCGCTGGACTACGAGAGCACCGCGAAGGATCTGCAGCAGGTCGTCAAGACCAAGAAGACGGAACTGCTGTTCCTCGCGCTGTTCCTGCGCCTGCTCAAGCCGGGTGGACGGGCGGCGGTGATCGTGCCGGACGGCGTGCTGTTCGGATCGTCGAAGGCGCACAAGGAACTTCGTCGGATTCTGGTCGAGGATCAGAAGCTCGACGCGGTCGTGAAGCTGCCGTCCGGGGTGTTCAAGCCATACGCGGGCGTCTCGACGGCGATCCTGTTGTTCACCAAGACCGACTCCGGCGGCACCGACAACGTGTGGTTCTATGACGTGCAGGCCGACGGGTACTCGTTGGACGACAGGCGGAATCCGACTCTCGACGAGGGCAAGCTCGGGGTGTTAGCGGTCCTCGACGAGTCCGAGCACGAGAAGAACAACCTGCCGGACGTGTTGCGGCGCTGGGCTTCGCGTGGCTCGGAAGAGTTGACGCGGGCGCGGACCGAGCAGAGTTTCTGTGTACCCAAGGCTGATATTGCAGCGCAGGGCTACGACCTGTCGCTGAACCGGTACAAGGAGATCGTCCACGAGGAGATCGAGCACCGGGAGCCGGAGGTGATCCTCGACGAGCTGGAGCGGATCGAGAAGGAGATCGGCGACGGCATGGCGCAGCTGCGGGCGATGCTGGCGGGGGGTGTGGCGTGA
- a CDS encoding AAA family ATPase has translation MFVRPTLVVLSDGQTWRTADLREAVADAMQLTDGQREERLNSGQSRAENRVGWALSMLKRVGAVTQIRNGYSAITDFGQQLLVEHPEAITEAELVAIPAFQEYVPKRRKASPKEAIEDGPSYWFVGAYYYGEAVEDLTDTFVEEGIWRNGYEDKYLDEVQSIEVGERIAIKAAYTRLYELPFEANGNKVSVMAVKATGTVTRNHGDGRTLDVEWDPREHIREWYFYTNQRTVWKVQPGDWRTDGLIDFAFEGEEQDLDRFRNSRFWADRFGDDAGLAEAPDVDDEIGADDEELQGAQQGYTLADIVADGCFVPAPVLGDYLDALRIKKNLILQGPPGTGKTWLAKRLGYALIGGKDRNLLRAIQFHPTLAYEDFIRGWRPSGDGKLQLEDGIFLDIVNAAQADPGHNHVVVIEEINRGNLAQIFGELLTLLENSKRTPDEALELSYRRPGEPPTYLPENLYIIGTMNLADRSLAIVDFALRRRFAFRNLEPNLNEAWRRWVSEHNGIPDAFLAALAHRIDALNDSIAADRSLGDQYRIGHSFFTPSGKTRIGDPDSWLRQVVDSEIRPLLDEYWFDDPERVRKEAEALLGYPL, from the coding sequence GTGTTCGTCCGTCCAACGCTTGTGGTGCTATCGGACGGCCAGACATGGCGAACCGCCGACCTACGCGAGGCCGTCGCCGATGCGATGCAGCTGACCGACGGTCAGCGTGAGGAGCGGCTGAACTCCGGCCAGTCTCGCGCCGAGAATCGCGTCGGCTGGGCGCTGTCGATGCTGAAACGCGTGGGTGCGGTCACCCAGATTCGTAACGGCTATTCGGCTATCACCGACTTCGGGCAACAACTTCTCGTCGAACATCCTGAAGCGATCACCGAGGCCGAACTCGTTGCCATCCCAGCCTTTCAGGAATATGTTCCCAAGCGGCGCAAGGCTTCTCCGAAGGAAGCAATCGAGGACGGGCCGTCGTACTGGTTCGTCGGTGCGTACTACTACGGGGAGGCGGTCGAGGACCTGACCGACACCTTCGTGGAGGAGGGTATCTGGCGCAACGGCTACGAGGACAAGTATCTCGACGAGGTCCAGTCGATCGAAGTTGGCGAACGCATCGCCATCAAGGCCGCCTATACCCGCCTCTACGAGCTGCCGTTCGAGGCCAATGGAAACAAGGTCTCGGTGATGGCAGTCAAAGCGACTGGAACAGTCACCCGGAACCACGGCGACGGTCGCACCCTCGACGTGGAATGGGATCCGCGAGAGCATATTCGGGAGTGGTACTTCTACACGAACCAGCGGACGGTGTGGAAGGTCCAGCCGGGCGACTGGCGCACCGACGGACTCATCGACTTCGCCTTCGAAGGTGAAGAGCAAGACCTCGACCGCTTCCGGAACTCTCGGTTCTGGGCCGACCGCTTCGGCGACGACGCCGGCCTCGCCGAGGCGCCCGACGTGGACGACGAGATCGGTGCGGACGACGAGGAACTGCAGGGCGCCCAGCAGGGCTACACGCTCGCCGACATCGTCGCCGACGGCTGCTTCGTCCCCGCCCCGGTGCTCGGCGACTACCTGGATGCCCTGCGTATCAAGAAGAACCTCATCCTGCAGGGCCCGCCCGGCACCGGCAAGACCTGGCTCGCCAAGCGCCTCGGCTACGCCCTCATCGGTGGCAAGGATCGGAACCTGCTGCGCGCCATCCAGTTCCATCCCACCCTGGCGTACGAGGACTTCATCCGAGGATGGCGGCCCAGCGGCGACGGCAAGCTGCAGCTCGAGGACGGCATCTTCCTCGACATCGTCAATGCCGCCCAGGCCGACCCCGGGCACAACCACGTCGTCGTCATCGAGGAGATCAACCGCGGCAACCTCGCCCAGATCTTCGGTGAACTGCTCACGCTCCTCGAGAACAGCAAACGGACACCCGACGAGGCCCTCGAACTGTCCTACCGCCGCCCCGGCGAACCGCCCACATACCTGCCCGAGAACCTCTACATCATCGGCACCATGAACCTCGCCGACCGCTCCCTCGCGATCGTCGACTTCGCGTTGCGCCGCCGCTTCGCCTTCCGCAACCTCGAACCCAACCTCAACGAGGCCTGGCGCCGCTGGGTGTCCGAGCACAACGGCATCCCCGACGCCTTCCTCGCCGCGCTGGCGCACCGCATCGACGCGCTCAACGACAGCATCGCGGCGGACCGCTCGCTCGGCGACCAGTACCGGATCGGGCACAGCTTCTTCACGCCGTCCGGCAAGACCCGCATCGGCGACCCGGACAGCTGGCTGCGGCAGGTGGTGGACTCCGAGATCCGTCCGCTGCTCGACGAGTACTGGTTCGACGACCCGGAGCGCGTGCGGAAGGAAGCGGAGGCACTGCTCGGGTATCCGCTGTGA
- a CDS encoding ATP-binding protein: protein MSWTAERLQDVLADLRTRGGDRTEIEVKRASGGCPGLAETLCAFGNMPEGGTILLGIDEARDFEVVGVTSVADIEKGVASQARNAVAPPVNVTFEHAIVDGCDVVIAGVAGLPDSDRPCRLVRGGAAYLRQGDGDYRMSDQEVAQLIALRNRPRDDADAVQGSSTTDLDKRLVTLFLSEARSSSRRLADATDGQILRWKGVTASDGTTLTIAGLYALGQFPQQFAPSLAITAAVELPDRTEGRTRDLVHLDGPIPEMLDHAMEWVRRNTRSVIRYGADGHGVNQSEIPMIAVRELIANALVHRDLGPHTQSKRVEIRLRDDKLIIANPGGLWGISRDQLGMPTGKSAVNEFLYEICKLTRTTMGNRVVEGEGGGIREVRSALRQAGMRPPEFHDTGVRFTAIVPRHALLSPDDLSWLAAVVKNAPLSDVQRQILASMRHGQEWTNSFVREEFAPIDSVAARAVLQGLVAAGFAAASGDRGGTTYHLAPNLVEGNERTVPTVEILDNPVAASEVSAPGAPANLMAISSNASTIWHALDQPRSVRELTEVTGLGAHQVRYALAKMVDNGIVHVDGGPGRRGTRYRRSS, encoded by the coding sequence ATGTCGTGGACAGCGGAGCGGCTACAGGACGTCCTGGCGGATCTGCGGACGCGCGGCGGTGATCGTACGGAGATCGAAGTGAAGCGCGCCTCTGGTGGGTGTCCCGGTTTGGCCGAGACTCTCTGCGCCTTCGGCAACATGCCCGAAGGCGGCACCATCCTGCTCGGAATCGACGAGGCACGGGACTTCGAGGTCGTCGGTGTGACGTCCGTGGCTGACATCGAGAAGGGGGTTGCGTCACAAGCGAGAAACGCCGTCGCGCCACCCGTCAACGTCACGTTCGAGCATGCGATCGTGGACGGCTGCGATGTTGTGATTGCCGGTGTGGCCGGGCTTCCCGACTCCGACCGGCCGTGTCGACTCGTCAGAGGCGGTGCTGCTTACCTACGGCAGGGCGACGGGGACTATCGGATGTCGGATCAGGAAGTAGCGCAACTGATTGCGCTCCGAAACCGGCCACGAGACGACGCGGATGCGGTGCAGGGATCGTCGACGACGGATCTCGACAAGCGGTTGGTGACGTTGTTTCTGTCGGAAGCGAGATCGTCGTCACGACGGCTTGCGGACGCCACGGACGGCCAGATCCTCCGATGGAAAGGCGTGACTGCATCGGACGGCACGACTCTGACGATTGCTGGGCTGTACGCACTGGGGCAGTTTCCTCAGCAGTTCGCCCCGTCGCTGGCCATCACCGCCGCGGTCGAACTACCTGATCGCACGGAAGGCCGCACACGTGATCTCGTCCATCTGGACGGGCCGATTCCCGAAATGCTCGATCATGCGATGGAGTGGGTGCGTCGTAACACTCGCAGCGTCATTCGATACGGCGCCGACGGTCACGGAGTCAACCAGAGTGAGATTCCGATGATCGCCGTCCGTGAGCTGATCGCAAACGCGCTCGTACACCGTGATCTCGGTCCACACACGCAGAGCAAGCGGGTGGAGATCCGTTTGCGGGACGACAAGCTGATCATCGCGAACCCGGGTGGCCTCTGGGGGATCAGCCGAGACCAACTCGGAATGCCGACAGGTAAGTCGGCGGTCAACGAGTTCCTATACGAGATCTGCAAACTGACGAGAACGACGATGGGGAACCGTGTTGTCGAGGGCGAAGGGGGTGGGATTCGAGAAGTGCGATCCGCACTGCGCCAGGCAGGGATGCGTCCTCCGGAGTTCCATGACACCGGCGTCAGGTTCACCGCCATCGTGCCGCGCCATGCCCTGCTGTCACCCGATGACCTGTCCTGGTTGGCGGCCGTTGTCAAGAATGCGCCGCTGTCGGACGTGCAGCGGCAGATCCTCGCATCCATGCGGCATGGGCAGGAGTGGACGAATTCGTTTGTGCGAGAGGAGTTCGCACCGATCGACTCGGTTGCCGCCCGCGCAGTGTTGCAGGGCCTGGTCGCCGCGGGATTCGCTGCGGCGAGCGGAGATCGGGGCGGCACCACTTATCATCTTGCGCCGAACCTTGTCGAAGGAAACGAGCGGACCGTGCCCACTGTCGAGATCCTCGACAACCCGGTTGCCGCGTCCGAGGTGTCTGCGCCAGGGGCGCCGGCCAACTTGATGGCGATCTCGTCCAATGCGTCCACCATCTGGCACGCGCTCGATCAGCCCAGGTCCGTCCGAGAGTTGACGGAGGTGACAGGACTCGGGGCGCATCAGGTCAGGTATGCGCTTGCCAAGATGGTCGACAATGGAATCGTTCACGTCGACGGCGGCCCGGGGCGCCGAGGTACCCGATATCGCCGTAGCTCTTGA
- the mcrC gene encoding 5-methylcytosine-specific restriction endonuclease system specificity protein McrC, with protein MTGVIVSGRTRIPVRNLWLLMLYASSLYRADESLRRGGVEENPEDLCDVVAEILADAVETRLQRTLGQAYRPRRAALTRVRGQIDVLETTTRQLLSRGRVACRFTELSVDNPRNRLMRTALAVAAGRVRSERLSARCRRLAATLVQAGVSPRPIGRGEVVGVVLGRNEATDVAAVDAAKLILAMDIPTEEDGSGHRWAASRDVAEMRRLYEAAVRGFYRATLTAPWQVHAGEKTLRWPTEEATSRVRQILPVMRADTILETVDRRIVVETKFTDALKSNRYGALKLARGHVFQLYAYIQSQHEQDALAATAEGVLLYPTVGEHLDESVRIQGHRYRFLTVDLAGSAVDIRAALAAVTDEPTIELEDSHE; from the coding sequence GTGACCGGCGTGATCGTCAGCGGCCGCACCCGGATCCCCGTCCGGAACCTGTGGCTGCTGATGCTGTACGCGTCGAGCCTGTACCGGGCCGACGAGTCGCTGCGCCGCGGCGGCGTCGAAGAGAATCCGGAAGACCTGTGCGACGTGGTCGCCGAGATCCTCGCCGACGCCGTCGAGACCCGGCTGCAGCGCACCCTCGGCCAGGCCTACAGGCCGCGCCGCGCCGCGCTCACCCGGGTGCGGGGCCAGATCGACGTGCTCGAGACGACGACCCGACAACTCCTCTCCCGCGGTCGCGTCGCGTGCCGGTTCACCGAACTGTCCGTGGACAATCCGCGGAACCGGCTGATGCGCACCGCCCTCGCCGTCGCTGCGGGACGGGTGCGCAGCGAACGACTCTCGGCGCGGTGCCGCCGGCTCGCCGCCACCCTCGTCCAGGCCGGCGTCTCGCCCCGGCCCATCGGACGGGGCGAGGTCGTCGGCGTCGTCCTCGGCCGCAACGAGGCGACCGACGTGGCTGCCGTCGACGCCGCGAAACTGATTCTGGCGATGGATATTCCGACCGAGGAGGACGGATCCGGTCACCGCTGGGCGGCATCGCGGGACGTCGCCGAGATGCGTCGCCTCTACGAAGCCGCGGTGCGCGGGTTCTATCGCGCCACCCTCACCGCGCCGTGGCAGGTGCATGCGGGCGAGAAGACGCTCCGCTGGCCTACCGAGGAGGCGACGAGCCGGGTGCGTCAGATCCTGCCGGTGATGCGGGCCGACACCATCCTCGAGACCGTCGACCGGCGGATCGTCGTCGAGACCAAGTTCACCGACGCGCTCAAGTCCAACCGGTACGGCGCCCTCAAACTCGCTCGTGGACACGTCTTTCAGCTGTACGCCTACATCCAGTCGCAGCACGAGCAGGACGCGCTCGCCGCCACCGCCGAGGGGGTGCTGCTGTATCCGACGGTGGGGGAGCACCTCGACGAGTCGGTCCGCATTCAGGGCCACCGCTACCGTTTCCTCACCGTCGACCTCGCCGGCAGCGCCGTCGACATCCGTGCCGCACTTGCCGCGGTCACGGACGAACCCACCATCGAACTCGAGGACAGTCATGAGTGA
- a CDS encoding restriction endonuclease subunit S, translating to MSGWPSVALGDVLVEARSGFACGEVDPAGVPQFRMYNVTRDGAIDYTKLRRVPSEKARLETFELRTGDVLFNATNSPDLVGKTALFVERDEPTVFSNHFLRIRTGDSLDPSFLSRFLQMHFARGTFRGMCRQWVNQATVSRDSVLGLKMPLPPLPEQCRVAAILDHADALRTKRREALTRLDELVQSIFIDMFGGALTRWPVVTVADVAGSDRGSMRTGPFGSQLLHEEFTDSGVAVLGIDNAVGNRFEWGERRYISEDKYEQLCRYTVRPGDVLITIMGTCGRCAVVPEGIPLAINTKHLCCITLDRGKALPEFLHSYFLLHPAAIRYLTQKAKGAIMSGLNMGIIKELPIPLVPIELQRKYVERTAHIESQRRDYRLGLAELDALFASLQSRAFRGEL from the coding sequence GTGAGCGGGTGGCCGAGCGTTGCGCTGGGCGACGTATTGGTGGAAGCGCGTTCCGGATTTGCTTGTGGCGAGGTGGACCCAGCAGGCGTTCCTCAGTTCCGTATGTACAACGTCACGCGAGATGGCGCCATTGACTACACTAAGTTGCGGCGGGTTCCGTCGGAAAAGGCGCGTCTCGAAACGTTCGAGCTGCGGACGGGGGACGTTCTCTTCAACGCGACAAACAGCCCTGACCTGGTGGGTAAGACTGCCCTCTTCGTCGAACGAGACGAGCCCACTGTGTTCAGTAATCACTTTCTCCGGATCAGGACTGGCGATTCCCTCGACCCGTCTTTCCTCTCGCGATTCCTGCAGATGCACTTCGCGCGAGGGACGTTCCGCGGCATGTGCCGGCAGTGGGTGAACCAGGCGACGGTTAGCCGTGATTCTGTCCTCGGCTTGAAAATGCCGCTACCCCCACTCCCCGAACAGTGCCGGGTCGCCGCGATCCTCGATCACGCCGATGCCCTCCGCACCAAGCGCCGCGAAGCCCTCACTCGCCTCGACGAGCTCGTCCAGTCGATCTTCATCGACATGTTTGGCGGTGCTTTGACTCGCTGGCCAGTGGTCACGGTTGCCGATGTGGCGGGGTCGGACCGTGGTTCGATGCGTACTGGCCCTTTTGGAAGTCAGCTGCTCCACGAGGAGTTCACGGATTCGGGGGTGGCTGTCCTCGGGATTGACAATGCAGTTGGCAACCGATTCGAGTGGGGTGAAAGGCGTTACATCTCCGAAGACAAGTATGAGCAGCTCTGCCGATACACGGTGCGTCCGGGTGACGTTCTTATCACAATCATGGGTACTTGTGGGCGCTGTGCTGTTGTTCCGGAGGGCATTCCATTGGCGATTAACACGAAACACCTCTGTTGTATCACGCTCGACCGCGGCAAGGCGTTGCCCGAGTTTCTTCACTCATACTTCTTGCTACATCCAGCAGCTATTCGCTACCTGACGCAGAAGGCCAAAGGCGCGATCATGTCGGGCCTGAACATGGGGATCATCAAGGAGCTTCCCATTCCTCTCGTTCCAATCGAACTCCAGAGGAAGTACGTGGAGCGGACTGCTCATATCGAGAGCCAGCGACGCGACTATCGTCTCGGTCTAGCCGAGCTCGACGCCCTCTTCGCCTCTCTTCAGTCCCGAGCGTTCCGAGGTGAATTGTGA
- a CDS encoding DUF6308 family protein, translating to MTIRLPKVLASGDDGAAVEVLQQYFRAPRVKTGRLRSGALWDEWDSSGTRERDVDVFTADDLVAVTLLSVAVSPDGADIILRERRDEFAELLREVGPDRDLVDEADEMTPESPAWRLETALWTVPSVGRTVASKLIARKRPRLYPIYDRVVGEVLDTKKAHLNPVRQALRDNDRELHNRLVALRERAELPAAVPAIRILDVLAWMQLKAPG from the coding sequence ATGACGATTCGTCTTCCGAAGGTCCTCGCGTCCGGTGACGACGGCGCCGCAGTCGAGGTGTTGCAGCAGTACTTCCGCGCGCCGCGGGTGAAGACCGGCCGACTGCGCAGCGGCGCGCTGTGGGACGAATGGGATTCCAGCGGAACCCGCGAGCGCGACGTCGACGTCTTCACCGCCGACGACTTGGTCGCCGTCACGCTGCTCTCGGTTGCGGTATCCCCGGACGGCGCCGACATCATCCTGCGCGAGCGCCGCGACGAGTTCGCCGAGCTGCTGCGGGAGGTCGGCCCCGACCGCGACCTCGTCGACGAGGCCGACGAGATGACCCCCGAGTCGCCGGCGTGGCGGCTGGAGACGGCGCTGTGGACGGTCCCCAGCGTCGGGCGGACCGTCGCCTCGAAACTGATCGCGCGCAAGCGCCCGCGGCTCTACCCCATCTACGACCGTGTCGTCGGCGAGGTTCTCGACACCAAGAAGGCGCACCTCAACCCCGTCCGGCAGGCCCTGCGGGACAACGACCGCGAACTGCACAACCGGCTCGTCGCGTTGCGGGAACGGGCGGAGTTGCCGGCCGCGGTCCCGGCCATCCGGATTCTCGACGTGCTTGCGTGGATGCAACTGAAGGCACCGGGCTGA